A region of Vespula vulgaris chromosome 1, iyVesVulg1.1, whole genome shotgun sequence DNA encodes the following proteins:
- the LOC127071800 gene encoding polyamine-transporting ATPase 13A3-like isoform X2 codes for MSDSNDTKNDEQSKIDCQKIQTGQDEDIVYGFKRSVLKTIIIYISYILTVGFVRLLFHWYPRLYLYATHRKCPLEEATKLLVIDDYQGRYKSYFVKNVKTISTENVSDKSFSSILGSNSINLLESVKNKKLKLTLENGTKSEVTEYKAFWCKKQCYIWDVTQNTFSKLVGLDKYTLCSDLHLGQNKGLSKEEQFLRRIVYGNNEIVVPVQSIGVLLLLEVLNPFYIFQVFTLAVWFAEEYLYYTIAIICMSLFGITSSILQTRKNQLNLKGTVASFENVRVYRSSGIFESISSNELVPGDIIELPNHHGTVVCDAVLLTGQCIINESMLTGESVPVSKTPLPSNQVPYDSKQSSHHTLYSGTTIIQTRCYGNNPVLARVIRTGLQTNRGALVAAILYPPPADFKFDQDSYKFIGILACVATCGFIYTVVTKASRGITAGDIAIKALDIITIVVPPALPAAMTVGKLYAQARLKRTQIYCINNRVINVCGSINCVCFDKTGTLTEDGLDMWGVVPCTNGNLEESEKNISKLQHHSLFEGMLVCHSLNIINGKLCGDPLDVKMFESTEWILEESDTTQSDKYDLVTPTVVKPPKNNNFTENMNKISEIGIVQQYQFSSSLQRMSVIVRILGSDHFKAYTKGSPEMIFSLSKPETLPKNIITTLKTYTEQGYRVIAMGQSTIIENGAKISKMTRDEVEQNLEFLGLVILENRLKEPTISVIKELREANMHVIMITGDNIQTAVSVAKECGILLPNETVIDVVIVPNQFKKSEPEIFFNVQNITQKLNLRDKRHMIPILDDMEQGIDIKNYRFALTGQTWQLLKECYPDIVPKICVRGAIFARMTSDQKQQLILELMQLGYYVVMCGDGANDCGALRAAHAGVSLSEAESSVASPFTSRIPDITCIPKVIRQGRAALVTSFGIFKFMVAYSLTEFLSVIILYSIDSNLTDLEFLFIDIFLIVNFASFFGKTQAYEKKLAKNPPMTSLLSFTPLLSLTMHMLIMTTFQAIAYHTVRYFSWFTPFVHTSNIGYTCYENYSVFCISMFQYITMAIIFSRGKPYRQPIYTNGVFTFSIVLLISICIYITIYPANWVINLLQLLIPPDYNWRIIILVLALANFFICLIVETLIIEYGIEKKLIPKLYPPEKSKKHYLKIEYELHNNPNWPKLDNELPVLPITPSVENIIKTIYLETSECANTVNNQKYNEQKVLKRLNDIKKNGVDNQGFVEDSLIENVSIITRF; via the exons ATGAGCGATTCGAATG ACACAAAGAATGATGAACAGTCGAAAATAGACTGTCAAAAAATCCAAACTGGCCAAGATGAAGATATA GTATATGGATTTAAAAGGAGTGTATTGAaaacgattataatttatatttcttatatattaactGTCGGTTTCGTAAGACTTCTTTTCCATTGGTATCCGCGATTGTATTTGTATGCAACACATAGGAAATGCCCTTTAGAGGAAGCCACAAAATTGCTTGTGATC GATGACTATCAAGGAAGGTATAAATCCTATTTCGTGAAAAACGTTAAGACAATATCTACTGAAAATGTGAG tgACAAATCATTCAGCTCAATTTTGGGAAGTAATAGTATAAACTTACTTGAAAgtgtcaaaaataaaaaacttaagCTTACTTTAGAAAATGGTACGAAATCTGAAGTAACAGAGTATAAAGCATTTTGGTGTAAAAAACAATGTTATATTTGGGATGTTACACAAAATACATTTTCCAAACTTGTTGGTCTTGACAAATATACATTGTGTTCAGACCTTCATCTTGGTCAGAACAAGGGACTCTCTAAGGAAGAACAATTCCTAag ACGAATTGTCTATGGAAACAATGAGATTGTTGTGCCAGTGCAAAGTATAGgtgtattattgttattggaagttttaaatcctttttatatctttcaagTATTTACTTTAGCAGTATGGTTTGCCGAAGAATACCTTTACTACACCATTGCTATAATATGCATGTCTCTTTTTGGAATTACAAGTTCCATTTTGCAAACACGTAAA AATCAACTGAATCTGAAAGGAACTGTGGCCTCTTTTGAAAATGTTAGAGTATATCGAAGTTCAGGTATATTTGAAAGCATTTCAAGTAATGAACTAGTACCAGGTGATATTATAGAATTACCAAATCACCATGGAACAGTTGTTTGTGATGCAGTATTATTAACTGGACAgtgtataataaatgaatctaTGCTAACTG GTGAGTCTGTACCAGTTTCAAAAACACCATTACCATCAAATCAAGTGCCATATGATTCAAAACAATCTTCTCATCATACATTGTACAGTGGAACTACTATAATTCAAACTAG ATGCTATGGGAATAATCCAGTTCTTGCAAGAGTCATTAGAACAGGTCTACAAACTAATAGAGGTGCATTAGTTGCAGCTATATTATATCCACCACCAGCAGACTTCAAATTCGATCAAGattcgtataaatttattgGCATACTAGCATGTGTTGCCACTTGTGGCTTCATATATACAGTTGTTACCAAG GCCTCAAGAGGAATTACAGCAGGTGATATTGCAATTAAAGCTCtagatataattacaatagtCGTTCCTCCAGCTTTACCAGCTGCAATGACAGTAGGAAAATTATATGCACAAGCAAGATTAAAACGTACACAAATATATTGTATCAATAATAGGGTCATTAATGTCTGTGGGAGCATTAATTGTGTATGTTTTGACAAg ACTGGAACGCTGACAGAGGATGGCTTAGATATGTGGGGTGTTGTGCCATGTACAAATGGTAACTTAGAAGAATCAGAGAAGAATATATCAAAACTACAACATCATTCTCTTTTTGAGGGTATGTTAGTATGTCACAGTCTAAATATCATTAATGGCAAACTTTGTGGGGATCCATTGGATGTTAAG aTGTTTGAAAGTACTGAATGGATATTAGAAGAATCTGATACAACACAATCAGATAAATATGATCTTGTGACACCAACAGTAGTGAAACCaccaaaaaataataattttacagaaaatatgaataaaatttcagaAATTGGTATTGTGCAACAATATCAATTTTCAAGTTCGTTACAACGAATGTCTGTCATAGTACGCATTCTAGGATCTGACCATTTTAAAGCATATACTAAAGGATCCCCTGAAATGATATTTAGTTTAAGTAAACCAGAAACACTACCAAAAAACATAATAACAACCCTGAAAACTTATACAGAGCAAGGCTATCGTGTAATAGCTATGGGGCAATCTACAATAATTGAAAATGGTGCAAAg ATATCAAAAATGACGCGAGACGAGGTCGAACAAAACTTGGAATTTCTAGGTTTAGTTATCCTAGAAAATAGATTAAAAGAACCAACAATTTCAGTTATAAAAGAACTGAGAGAAGCTAACATGCATGTGATAATGATCACAG GTGATAATATACAAACTGCAGTAAGTGTTGCAAAAGAGTGTGGTATACTTTTACCTAATGAAACAGTTATAGATGTAGTCATAGTTccaaatcaatttaaaaaatccgaaccagaaatatttttcaatgtacAAAATATAACTCAAAAATTG AATCTTCGAGACAAAAGACATATGATACCAATATTAGATGATATGGAACAGggaatagatataaaaaattatagatttgCTTTAACTGGACAAACATGGCAATTGCTAAAAGAATGTTATCCTGATATTGTGCCAAAAATTTGCGTAAGGGGAGCAATATTTGCAAGAATGACAAGTGATCAAAAACAACAATTGATTCTAGAACTTATGCAACTTGGTTATTATGTGG TTATGTGTGGAGATGGCGCAAATGATTGTGGAGCATTAAGAGCAGCTCATGCAGGTGTATCTCTTTCAGAAGCAGAGTCAAG cGTGGCTAGTCCTTTTACTTCAAGAATACCTGACATAACATGTATTCCTAAAGTCATACGACAAGGACGAGCTGCTTTAGTCACATCATTTggaattttcaaatttatggTTGCATATTCCCTAACAGAATTTTTGTctgttataattttatattcaatagaCTCTAATTTGACAGAtttggaatttttatttattgatatttttttgattgtaAATTTTGCTTCATTTTTTGGAAAAACACAAGCATATGAAAAAAAACTTGCTAAAAATCCACCAATGACAAGTCTCTTGAGTTTCACACCACTATTGTCTTTAACAATGCATATGTTAATAATGACAACATTTCAAGCAATAGCATATCATACAGTACGGTATTTTTCTTGGTTTACACCTTTTGTTCATACCAGTAATATTGGGTATACATGTTATGAAAACTACTCAGTTTTCTGTATATCTATGTTTCAATACATTACGATGGCAATAATATTCTCACGTGGTAAACCATATAGGCAACCTATTTATACAAATGGTGTGTTTACATTTTCTATTGTTCTTTTGATttcaatttgtatatatattacaatttatcCTGCAAATTgggtaataaatttgttacaaTTACTTATACCTCCAGACTATAATTGGAGGATTATAATCTTAGTACTTGCTTTAGCAAACTTTTTTATATGCTTAATTGTTGAAACTTTAATAATAGAGTAtgggatagaaaagaaactaatTCCAAAACTTTATCCTCCTGAAAAATCtaagaaacattatttaaaaatagagtATGAATTGCATAACAATCCAAATTGGCCAAAGTTGGATAATGAACTACCAGTTTTACCAATTACACCAAGTGttgaaaatatcattaaaacaATATACCTAGAAACTTCAGAATGTGCAAATACtgtaaataatcaaaaatataatgaacaaaaagtattaaaacgtttaaatgatataaaaaaaaatggtgtTGATAATCAAGGATTTGTAGAAGATTCATTGATCGAAAATGTGAGCATTATCActagattttaa
- the LOC127071800 gene encoding polyamine-transporting ATPase 13A3-like isoform X1: MSDSNDTKNDEQSKIDCQKIQTGQDEDIQVYGFKRSVLKTIIIYISYILTVGFVRLLFHWYPRLYLYATHRKCPLEEATKLLVIDDYQGRYKSYFVKNVKTISTENVSDKSFSSILGSNSINLLESVKNKKLKLTLENGTKSEVTEYKAFWCKKQCYIWDVTQNTFSKLVGLDKYTLCSDLHLGQNKGLSKEEQFLRRIVYGNNEIVVPVQSIGVLLLLEVLNPFYIFQVFTLAVWFAEEYLYYTIAIICMSLFGITSSILQTRKNQLNLKGTVASFENVRVYRSSGIFESISSNELVPGDIIELPNHHGTVVCDAVLLTGQCIINESMLTGESVPVSKTPLPSNQVPYDSKQSSHHTLYSGTTIIQTRCYGNNPVLARVIRTGLQTNRGALVAAILYPPPADFKFDQDSYKFIGILACVATCGFIYTVVTKASRGITAGDIAIKALDIITIVVPPALPAAMTVGKLYAQARLKRTQIYCINNRVINVCGSINCVCFDKTGTLTEDGLDMWGVVPCTNGNLEESEKNISKLQHHSLFEGMLVCHSLNIINGKLCGDPLDVKMFESTEWILEESDTTQSDKYDLVTPTVVKPPKNNNFTENMNKISEIGIVQQYQFSSSLQRMSVIVRILGSDHFKAYTKGSPEMIFSLSKPETLPKNIITTLKTYTEQGYRVIAMGQSTIIENGAKISKMTRDEVEQNLEFLGLVILENRLKEPTISVIKELREANMHVIMITGDNIQTAVSVAKECGILLPNETVIDVVIVPNQFKKSEPEIFFNVQNITQKLNLRDKRHMIPILDDMEQGIDIKNYRFALTGQTWQLLKECYPDIVPKICVRGAIFARMTSDQKQQLILELMQLGYYVVMCGDGANDCGALRAAHAGVSLSEAESSVASPFTSRIPDITCIPKVIRQGRAALVTSFGIFKFMVAYSLTEFLSVIILYSIDSNLTDLEFLFIDIFLIVNFASFFGKTQAYEKKLAKNPPMTSLLSFTPLLSLTMHMLIMTTFQAIAYHTVRYFSWFTPFVHTSNIGYTCYENYSVFCISMFQYITMAIIFSRGKPYRQPIYTNGVFTFSIVLLISICIYITIYPANWVINLLQLLIPPDYNWRIIILVLALANFFICLIVETLIIEYGIEKKLIPKLYPPEKSKKHYLKIEYELHNNPNWPKLDNELPVLPITPSVENIIKTIYLETSECANTVNNQKYNEQKVLKRLNDIKKNGVDNQGFVEDSLIENVSIITRF; this comes from the exons ATGAGCGATTCGAATG ACACAAAGAATGATGAACAGTCGAAAATAGACTGTCAAAAAATCCAAACTGGCCAAGATGAAGATATA cAGGTATATGGATTTAAAAGGAGTGTATTGAaaacgattataatttatatttcttatatattaactGTCGGTTTCGTAAGACTTCTTTTCCATTGGTATCCGCGATTGTATTTGTATGCAACACATAGGAAATGCCCTTTAGAGGAAGCCACAAAATTGCTTGTGATC GATGACTATCAAGGAAGGTATAAATCCTATTTCGTGAAAAACGTTAAGACAATATCTACTGAAAATGTGAG tgACAAATCATTCAGCTCAATTTTGGGAAGTAATAGTATAAACTTACTTGAAAgtgtcaaaaataaaaaacttaagCTTACTTTAGAAAATGGTACGAAATCTGAAGTAACAGAGTATAAAGCATTTTGGTGTAAAAAACAATGTTATATTTGGGATGTTACACAAAATACATTTTCCAAACTTGTTGGTCTTGACAAATATACATTGTGTTCAGACCTTCATCTTGGTCAGAACAAGGGACTCTCTAAGGAAGAACAATTCCTAag ACGAATTGTCTATGGAAACAATGAGATTGTTGTGCCAGTGCAAAGTATAGgtgtattattgttattggaagttttaaatcctttttatatctttcaagTATTTACTTTAGCAGTATGGTTTGCCGAAGAATACCTTTACTACACCATTGCTATAATATGCATGTCTCTTTTTGGAATTACAAGTTCCATTTTGCAAACACGTAAA AATCAACTGAATCTGAAAGGAACTGTGGCCTCTTTTGAAAATGTTAGAGTATATCGAAGTTCAGGTATATTTGAAAGCATTTCAAGTAATGAACTAGTACCAGGTGATATTATAGAATTACCAAATCACCATGGAACAGTTGTTTGTGATGCAGTATTATTAACTGGACAgtgtataataaatgaatctaTGCTAACTG GTGAGTCTGTACCAGTTTCAAAAACACCATTACCATCAAATCAAGTGCCATATGATTCAAAACAATCTTCTCATCATACATTGTACAGTGGAACTACTATAATTCAAACTAG ATGCTATGGGAATAATCCAGTTCTTGCAAGAGTCATTAGAACAGGTCTACAAACTAATAGAGGTGCATTAGTTGCAGCTATATTATATCCACCACCAGCAGACTTCAAATTCGATCAAGattcgtataaatttattgGCATACTAGCATGTGTTGCCACTTGTGGCTTCATATATACAGTTGTTACCAAG GCCTCAAGAGGAATTACAGCAGGTGATATTGCAATTAAAGCTCtagatataattacaatagtCGTTCCTCCAGCTTTACCAGCTGCAATGACAGTAGGAAAATTATATGCACAAGCAAGATTAAAACGTACACAAATATATTGTATCAATAATAGGGTCATTAATGTCTGTGGGAGCATTAATTGTGTATGTTTTGACAAg ACTGGAACGCTGACAGAGGATGGCTTAGATATGTGGGGTGTTGTGCCATGTACAAATGGTAACTTAGAAGAATCAGAGAAGAATATATCAAAACTACAACATCATTCTCTTTTTGAGGGTATGTTAGTATGTCACAGTCTAAATATCATTAATGGCAAACTTTGTGGGGATCCATTGGATGTTAAG aTGTTTGAAAGTACTGAATGGATATTAGAAGAATCTGATACAACACAATCAGATAAATATGATCTTGTGACACCAACAGTAGTGAAACCaccaaaaaataataattttacagaaaatatgaataaaatttcagaAATTGGTATTGTGCAACAATATCAATTTTCAAGTTCGTTACAACGAATGTCTGTCATAGTACGCATTCTAGGATCTGACCATTTTAAAGCATATACTAAAGGATCCCCTGAAATGATATTTAGTTTAAGTAAACCAGAAACACTACCAAAAAACATAATAACAACCCTGAAAACTTATACAGAGCAAGGCTATCGTGTAATAGCTATGGGGCAATCTACAATAATTGAAAATGGTGCAAAg ATATCAAAAATGACGCGAGACGAGGTCGAACAAAACTTGGAATTTCTAGGTTTAGTTATCCTAGAAAATAGATTAAAAGAACCAACAATTTCAGTTATAAAAGAACTGAGAGAAGCTAACATGCATGTGATAATGATCACAG GTGATAATATACAAACTGCAGTAAGTGTTGCAAAAGAGTGTGGTATACTTTTACCTAATGAAACAGTTATAGATGTAGTCATAGTTccaaatcaatttaaaaaatccgaaccagaaatatttttcaatgtacAAAATATAACTCAAAAATTG AATCTTCGAGACAAAAGACATATGATACCAATATTAGATGATATGGAACAGggaatagatataaaaaattatagatttgCTTTAACTGGACAAACATGGCAATTGCTAAAAGAATGTTATCCTGATATTGTGCCAAAAATTTGCGTAAGGGGAGCAATATTTGCAAGAATGACAAGTGATCAAAAACAACAATTGATTCTAGAACTTATGCAACTTGGTTATTATGTGG TTATGTGTGGAGATGGCGCAAATGATTGTGGAGCATTAAGAGCAGCTCATGCAGGTGTATCTCTTTCAGAAGCAGAGTCAAG cGTGGCTAGTCCTTTTACTTCAAGAATACCTGACATAACATGTATTCCTAAAGTCATACGACAAGGACGAGCTGCTTTAGTCACATCATTTggaattttcaaatttatggTTGCATATTCCCTAACAGAATTTTTGTctgttataattttatattcaatagaCTCTAATTTGACAGAtttggaatttttatttattgatatttttttgattgtaAATTTTGCTTCATTTTTTGGAAAAACACAAGCATATGAAAAAAAACTTGCTAAAAATCCACCAATGACAAGTCTCTTGAGTTTCACACCACTATTGTCTTTAACAATGCATATGTTAATAATGACAACATTTCAAGCAATAGCATATCATACAGTACGGTATTTTTCTTGGTTTACACCTTTTGTTCATACCAGTAATATTGGGTATACATGTTATGAAAACTACTCAGTTTTCTGTATATCTATGTTTCAATACATTACGATGGCAATAATATTCTCACGTGGTAAACCATATAGGCAACCTATTTATACAAATGGTGTGTTTACATTTTCTATTGTTCTTTTGATttcaatttgtatatatattacaatttatcCTGCAAATTgggtaataaatttgttacaaTTACTTATACCTCCAGACTATAATTGGAGGATTATAATCTTAGTACTTGCTTTAGCAAACTTTTTTATATGCTTAATTGTTGAAACTTTAATAATAGAGTAtgggatagaaaagaaactaatTCCAAAACTTTATCCTCCTGAAAAATCtaagaaacattatttaaaaatagagtATGAATTGCATAACAATCCAAATTGGCCAAAGTTGGATAATGAACTACCAGTTTTACCAATTACACCAAGTGttgaaaatatcattaaaacaATATACCTAGAAACTTCAGAATGTGCAAATACtgtaaataatcaaaaatataatgaacaaaaagtattaaaacgtttaaatgatataaaaaaaaatggtgtTGATAATCAAGGATTTGTAGAAGATTCATTGATCGAAAATGTGAGCATTATCActagattttaa
- the LOC127071800 gene encoding polyamine-transporting ATPase 13A3-like isoform X3: protein MQDDYQGRYKSYFVKNVKTISTENVSDKSFSSILGSNSINLLESVKNKKLKLTLENGTKSEVTEYKAFWCKKQCYIWDVTQNTFSKLVGLDKYTLCSDLHLGQNKGLSKEEQFLRRIVYGNNEIVVPVQSIGVLLLLEVLNPFYIFQVFTLAVWFAEEYLYYTIAIICMSLFGITSSILQTRKNQLNLKGTVASFENVRVYRSSGIFESISSNELVPGDIIELPNHHGTVVCDAVLLTGQCIINESMLTGESVPVSKTPLPSNQVPYDSKQSSHHTLYSGTTIIQTRCYGNNPVLARVIRTGLQTNRGALVAAILYPPPADFKFDQDSYKFIGILACVATCGFIYTVVTKASRGITAGDIAIKALDIITIVVPPALPAAMTVGKLYAQARLKRTQIYCINNRVINVCGSINCVCFDKTGTLTEDGLDMWGVVPCTNGNLEESEKNISKLQHHSLFEGMLVCHSLNIINGKLCGDPLDVKMFESTEWILEESDTTQSDKYDLVTPTVVKPPKNNNFTENMNKISEIGIVQQYQFSSSLQRMSVIVRILGSDHFKAYTKGSPEMIFSLSKPETLPKNIITTLKTYTEQGYRVIAMGQSTIIENGAKISKMTRDEVEQNLEFLGLVILENRLKEPTISVIKELREANMHVIMITGDNIQTAVSVAKECGILLPNETVIDVVIVPNQFKKSEPEIFFNVQNITQKLNLRDKRHMIPILDDMEQGIDIKNYRFALTGQTWQLLKECYPDIVPKICVRGAIFARMTSDQKQQLILELMQLGYYVVMCGDGANDCGALRAAHAGVSLSEAESSVASPFTSRIPDITCIPKVIRQGRAALVTSFGIFKFMVAYSLTEFLSVIILYSIDSNLTDLEFLFIDIFLIVNFASFFGKTQAYEKKLAKNPPMTSLLSFTPLLSLTMHMLIMTTFQAIAYHTVRYFSWFTPFVHTSNIGYTCYENYSVFCISMFQYITMAIIFSRGKPYRQPIYTNGVFTFSIVLLISICIYITIYPANWVINLLQLLIPPDYNWRIIILVLALANFFICLIVETLIIEYGIEKKLIPKLYPPEKSKKHYLKIEYELHNNPNWPKLDNELPVLPITPSVENIIKTIYLETSECANTVNNQKYNEQKVLKRLNDIKKNGVDNQGFVEDSLIENVSIITRF from the exons atgCAGGATGACTATCAAGGAAGGTATAAATCCTATTTCGTGAAAAACGTTAAGACAATATCTACTGAAAATGTGAG tgACAAATCATTCAGCTCAATTTTGGGAAGTAATAGTATAAACTTACTTGAAAgtgtcaaaaataaaaaacttaagCTTACTTTAGAAAATGGTACGAAATCTGAAGTAACAGAGTATAAAGCATTTTGGTGTAAAAAACAATGTTATATTTGGGATGTTACACAAAATACATTTTCCAAACTTGTTGGTCTTGACAAATATACATTGTGTTCAGACCTTCATCTTGGTCAGAACAAGGGACTCTCTAAGGAAGAACAATTCCTAag ACGAATTGTCTATGGAAACAATGAGATTGTTGTGCCAGTGCAAAGTATAGgtgtattattgttattggaagttttaaatcctttttatatctttcaagTATTTACTTTAGCAGTATGGTTTGCCGAAGAATACCTTTACTACACCATTGCTATAATATGCATGTCTCTTTTTGGAATTACAAGTTCCATTTTGCAAACACGTAAA AATCAACTGAATCTGAAAGGAACTGTGGCCTCTTTTGAAAATGTTAGAGTATATCGAAGTTCAGGTATATTTGAAAGCATTTCAAGTAATGAACTAGTACCAGGTGATATTATAGAATTACCAAATCACCATGGAACAGTTGTTTGTGATGCAGTATTATTAACTGGACAgtgtataataaatgaatctaTGCTAACTG GTGAGTCTGTACCAGTTTCAAAAACACCATTACCATCAAATCAAGTGCCATATGATTCAAAACAATCTTCTCATCATACATTGTACAGTGGAACTACTATAATTCAAACTAG ATGCTATGGGAATAATCCAGTTCTTGCAAGAGTCATTAGAACAGGTCTACAAACTAATAGAGGTGCATTAGTTGCAGCTATATTATATCCACCACCAGCAGACTTCAAATTCGATCAAGattcgtataaatttattgGCATACTAGCATGTGTTGCCACTTGTGGCTTCATATATACAGTTGTTACCAAG GCCTCAAGAGGAATTACAGCAGGTGATATTGCAATTAAAGCTCtagatataattacaatagtCGTTCCTCCAGCTTTACCAGCTGCAATGACAGTAGGAAAATTATATGCACAAGCAAGATTAAAACGTACACAAATATATTGTATCAATAATAGGGTCATTAATGTCTGTGGGAGCATTAATTGTGTATGTTTTGACAAg ACTGGAACGCTGACAGAGGATGGCTTAGATATGTGGGGTGTTGTGCCATGTACAAATGGTAACTTAGAAGAATCAGAGAAGAATATATCAAAACTACAACATCATTCTCTTTTTGAGGGTATGTTAGTATGTCACAGTCTAAATATCATTAATGGCAAACTTTGTGGGGATCCATTGGATGTTAAG aTGTTTGAAAGTACTGAATGGATATTAGAAGAATCTGATACAACACAATCAGATAAATATGATCTTGTGACACCAACAGTAGTGAAACCaccaaaaaataataattttacagaaaatatgaataaaatttcagaAATTGGTATTGTGCAACAATATCAATTTTCAAGTTCGTTACAACGAATGTCTGTCATAGTACGCATTCTAGGATCTGACCATTTTAAAGCATATACTAAAGGATCCCCTGAAATGATATTTAGTTTAAGTAAACCAGAAACACTACCAAAAAACATAATAACAACCCTGAAAACTTATACAGAGCAAGGCTATCGTGTAATAGCTATGGGGCAATCTACAATAATTGAAAATGGTGCAAAg ATATCAAAAATGACGCGAGACGAGGTCGAACAAAACTTGGAATTTCTAGGTTTAGTTATCCTAGAAAATAGATTAAAAGAACCAACAATTTCAGTTATAAAAGAACTGAGAGAAGCTAACATGCATGTGATAATGATCACAG GTGATAATATACAAACTGCAGTAAGTGTTGCAAAAGAGTGTGGTATACTTTTACCTAATGAAACAGTTATAGATGTAGTCATAGTTccaaatcaatttaaaaaatccgaaccagaaatatttttcaatgtacAAAATATAACTCAAAAATTG AATCTTCGAGACAAAAGACATATGATACCAATATTAGATGATATGGAACAGggaatagatataaaaaattatagatttgCTTTAACTGGACAAACATGGCAATTGCTAAAAGAATGTTATCCTGATATTGTGCCAAAAATTTGCGTAAGGGGAGCAATATTTGCAAGAATGACAAGTGATCAAAAACAACAATTGATTCTAGAACTTATGCAACTTGGTTATTATGTGG TTATGTGTGGAGATGGCGCAAATGATTGTGGAGCATTAAGAGCAGCTCATGCAGGTGTATCTCTTTCAGAAGCAGAGTCAAG cGTGGCTAGTCCTTTTACTTCAAGAATACCTGACATAACATGTATTCCTAAAGTCATACGACAAGGACGAGCTGCTTTAGTCACATCATTTggaattttcaaatttatggTTGCATATTCCCTAACAGAATTTTTGTctgttataattttatattcaatagaCTCTAATTTGACAGAtttggaatttttatttattgatatttttttgattgtaAATTTTGCTTCATTTTTTGGAAAAACACAAGCATATGAAAAAAAACTTGCTAAAAATCCACCAATGACAAGTCTCTTGAGTTTCACACCACTATTGTCTTTAACAATGCATATGTTAATAATGACAACATTTCAAGCAATAGCATATCATACAGTACGGTATTTTTCTTGGTTTACACCTTTTGTTCATACCAGTAATATTGGGTATACATGTTATGAAAACTACTCAGTTTTCTGTATATCTATGTTTCAATACATTACGATGGCAATAATATTCTCACGTGGTAAACCATATAGGCAACCTATTTATACAAATGGTGTGTTTACATTTTCTATTGTTCTTTTGATttcaatttgtatatatattacaatttatcCTGCAAATTgggtaataaatttgttacaaTTACTTATACCTCCAGACTATAATTGGAGGATTATAATCTTAGTACTTGCTTTAGCAAACTTTTTTATATGCTTAATTGTTGAAACTTTAATAATAGAGTAtgggatagaaaagaaactaatTCCAAAACTTTATCCTCCTGAAAAATCtaagaaacattatttaaaaatagagtATGAATTGCATAACAATCCAAATTGGCCAAAGTTGGATAATGAACTACCAGTTTTACCAATTACACCAAGTGttgaaaatatcattaaaacaATATACCTAGAAACTTCAGAATGTGCAAATACtgtaaataatcaaaaatataatgaacaaaaagtattaaaacgtttaaatgatataaaaaaaaatggtgtTGATAATCAAGGATTTGTAGAAGATTCATTGATCGAAAATGTGAGCATTATCActagattttaa